In Vibrio sp. FE10, the following are encoded in one genomic region:
- a CDS encoding ABC transporter substrate-binding protein yields the protein MLANIKKTALATAIIATATTGFASVATAAERSELTVHPKEYTTFVRNFNPYLGATNLHTTTDFMYEPLVVFNEMHGNTPVFRLAENFKMSDDLMSVVFDIRKGVKWSDGETFSADDVVFSFNLVKEKPELDQSGINSWVTSVEKLNDHQVKFSLTEANSNVPYEIAKVPVVPKHIWKDIKDPSTFTNENPVGSGPFTEIDTFTAQLYIQCENPNYWDADNLDVDCLRVPQIANNDQFLGKVVNSEMDWTSSFVPDIDRTYAAASPKHHYWYPPAGTQAFIVNFKHPDAAKHEALSNVEFRRAFSMALDRQTIIDIAFYGGGTVNDFASGLGYAFEAWSDEKTHDKYKGFNTYNAEGAKKLLADAGFKDVNKDGFVDTPSGKSFELMIQSPNGWTDFNNTVQLAVEQLNEIGIKAKARTPDFSVYNQAMLEGTYDVAYTNYFHGADPYTYWNSAYNSSLQSGDGMPRFAMHFYQNDKLDGLLNSFYKTADKNEQLDIAHGIQQIIAADQVTIPVMSGAYMYQYNTTRFTGWWNEENPKGRPNIWAGIPERLLHVLDLKPVK from the coding sequence ATGCTTGCCAATATAAAAAAAACAGCACTAGCAACAGCAATTATTGCAACTGCTACAACAGGTTTTGCATCAGTAGCAACTGCTGCAGAACGCAGCGAACTGACCGTTCACCCGAAAGAGTACACTACATTCGTACGTAACTTTAACCCGTACCTTGGTGCTACTAACCTACATACTACGACTGACTTCATGTATGAGCCGCTAGTAGTATTTAACGAAATGCACGGTAACACTCCAGTGTTCCGTCTAGCTGAAAACTTCAAGATGTCAGATGATCTGATGAGCGTTGTTTTCGACATTCGTAAGGGTGTTAAATGGTCTGATGGAGAAACTTTCTCTGCTGATGATGTTGTTTTTTCTTTCAACCTTGTAAAAGAGAAGCCAGAGCTTGACCAGTCTGGTATCAACTCTTGGGTAACTTCTGTAGAAAAACTGAACGATCACCAAGTTAAGTTCAGCCTAACAGAAGCAAACTCGAACGTACCTTATGAGATTGCTAAAGTACCAGTAGTACCTAAGCACATCTGGAAAGACATTAAAGACCCATCAACTTTCACTAATGAAAATCCAGTGGGTTCTGGTCCATTTACAGAGATCGATACATTTACAGCGCAACTTTACATTCAGTGTGAAAACCCGAACTACTGGGATGCTGACAACCTAGATGTTGACTGTCTACGTGTTCCACAAATTGCGAACAACGACCAATTCCTAGGTAAAGTTGTAAACAGTGAAATGGATTGGACGTCTTCTTTCGTTCCAGATATCGACCGCACATACGCAGCAGCTAGCCCGAAACACCACTACTGGTACCCGCCAGCAGGTACACAGGCATTCATCGTTAACTTCAAGCACCCTGATGCTGCGAAGCATGAAGCATTGAGCAACGTTGAATTCCGTCGTGCTTTCTCTATGGCTCTTGACCGTCAAACGATCATCGACATCGCATTCTACGGTGGCGGTACAGTAAATGATTTCGCTTCTGGTCTTGGTTACGCGTTTGAAGCTTGGTCTGATGAAAAAACTCATGACAAGTACAAAGGCTTCAACACTTACAACGCTGAAGGCGCGAAGAAGCTTCTTGCTGACGCTGGCTTCAAAGATGTAAACAAAGATGGTTTTGTTGATACTCCATCTGGTAAGTCTTTCGAACTAATGATCCAATCGCCAAATGGCTGGACTGACTTCAACAACACAGTTCAACTAGCGGTAGAACAGCTAAACGAAATCGGCATTAAAGCGAAAGCTCGTACGCCAGACTTCTCTGTGTACAACCAAGCGATGCTTGAAGGTACATACGACGTAGCTTACACAAACTACTTCCACGGTGCGGATCCATACACGTACTGGAATAGTGCTTACAACTCATCACTTCAATCTGGTGATGGTATGCCTCGTTTCGCGATGCACTTCTACCAAAACGACAAGCTAGATGGTCTTCTAAACAGCTTCTACAAAACAGCTGATAAGAACGAACAGCTAGATATCGCACACGGTATTCAGCAAATCATCGCTGCAGACCAAGTAACGATCCCTGTGATGTCTGGTGCTTACATGTACCAATACAACACAACTCGCTTCACTGGTTGGTGGAACGAAGAAAATCCAAAAGGCCGTCCAAACATTTGGGCTGGTATTCCAGAGCGTCTACTTCATGTACTGGACCTAAAACCAGTTAAATAA